The following coding sequences are from one Streptomyces sp. NBC_01294 window:
- a CDS encoding 3-hydroxyacyl-CoA dehydrogenase family protein: MAGKLAVIGAGLMGSGIAQVSAQAGWDVVLRDVTDAALTRGTDGIKASYDKFVSKGKLTAEDAEAALARITTTTDLDAVADVDIVVEAVFEKIEIKHEIFRALDKIVREDAILASNTSAIPITKIAAVTERPERVVGAHFFSPVPMMQLCELVRGYKTSDETLATTRAFAESVGKTCIVVNRDVAGFVTTRLISALVVEAAKLYESGVASAEDIDIACKLGFGHAMGPLATADLTGVDILLHATSNIYTESQDEKFAPPELMRRMVDAGDIGRKSGQGFYKH; the protein is encoded by the coding sequence GTGGCTGGGAAGCTCGCCGTCATCGGTGCGGGACTCATGGGTTCCGGGATCGCTCAGGTCTCCGCTCAGGCGGGTTGGGACGTCGTGCTGCGCGATGTCACCGACGCCGCGCTGACCCGCGGGACGGACGGGATCAAGGCCTCGTACGACAAGTTCGTCTCCAAGGGCAAGCTCACCGCCGAGGACGCCGAGGCGGCGCTCGCGCGCATCACGACCACCACCGACCTCGACGCCGTCGCCGACGTCGACATCGTGGTGGAGGCCGTCTTCGAGAAGATCGAGATCAAGCACGAGATCTTCCGCGCCCTCGACAAGATCGTGCGCGAGGACGCGATCCTCGCCTCCAACACCTCCGCCATCCCGATCACCAAGATCGCGGCCGTGACGGAGCGTCCGGAGCGGGTCGTCGGCGCGCACTTCTTCTCGCCCGTTCCGATGATGCAGCTGTGCGAGCTCGTGCGCGGCTACAAGACCAGCGACGAAACCCTCGCCACCACGCGGGCGTTCGCCGAGTCCGTCGGCAAGACCTGCATCGTCGTCAACCGCGACGTCGCCGGCTTCGTGACGACCCGTCTGATCTCCGCGCTGGTCGTCGAGGCCGCCAAGCTGTACGAGTCGGGCGTGGCCTCCGCCGAGGACATCGACATCGCGTGCAAGCTGGGCTTCGGACACGCGATGGGGCCGCTGGCCACCGCCGACCTCACGGGTGTCGACATCCTGCTGCACGCCACCAGCAACATCTACACCGAGTCCCAGGACGAGAAGTTCGCGCCGCCGGAGCTCATGCGCCGGATGGTGGACGCCGGGGACATCGGCCGCAAGAGCGGCCAGGGCTTCTACAAGCACTGA
- a CDS encoding ATP-binding protein — protein MDRTQGRTEQDEQSAGGSTPPAPLPAAQAAPIAPARVVRLTAGGFTLTVNPVDGSEIEPLRPGTEQGRPAKRDAAARAARDAAARPPALPGPALPARPLLERGEEQERLVRLLGRGRSVRLTGPSGSGRSALLDAVAAQCVGIAPDGVVRLSGHGHQQPAELLQALYATVYEAPQERPERDELLARVREIGAVVLLDDLEMGGSALDELLRATPECAYLLATTPDTRAPSDDSHIEEVFLGGLGKADCLELLEAGVGRPLTDEETAWAGDLRFASEGLPLRFVQAAALLRQRDELNHSDADDEEEEPGVFEERPRDAAHVPLPTLAEGAAPAELLASRVSESARAALRIACALGGELPHHAHLPALVGDTHADTAVAELLACGLLTPVGTRYRLAAGVARQLEEAAYGDTAAEEARTAARHYAWWTGHASVTPERVAAEADAVLAALAGADVVAAVLLARTAAPAFAASLHWEAWERVLRSGAEAARKAGEVAEQAYFHHELGVLALCEGRLDRARAELETSIGLRGALADKRGTVAGRRALALVVDQEAAGVAASPPLRLEAPALAAGSEAVTAVTPAAQAGAAGAAGAKKTPAAASTAVTRPIPSTPAAASTPAAAAALPAASPAAGRVGPVARVAPVVPVSSDAVTRMTPVVPVTQHSETPTTLSEVFEDAFPLTPKQPPAAAPEPAAAPAPAPGRRRLVLLAAAGALTVVALGTVVSLAMDSSDEAPPAQGPAVSSTPTVSVPTTAPGTSGNDPAPEEPESAAPTESTAPGASAAPSPGRTPARTPSRRPSSTPPKTPPSSTVSTPPPSNEPSPTPTETAAPSPTTTTPVTATATSPVTTP, from the coding sequence ATGGACCGTACACAGGGGCGGACCGAGCAGGACGAGCAGTCCGCGGGCGGCTCCACGCCGCCCGCACCCCTGCCGGCCGCGCAGGCGGCGCCCATCGCGCCCGCACGGGTCGTCAGGCTGACCGCGGGCGGCTTCACCCTCACCGTGAACCCGGTCGACGGCAGCGAGATCGAGCCGCTGCGGCCCGGCACGGAGCAGGGCCGCCCCGCCAAGCGCGACGCGGCCGCCCGCGCGGCCCGTGACGCCGCCGCACGGCCGCCCGCACTCCCCGGCCCGGCCCTGCCCGCCCGGCCCCTGCTGGAGCGCGGGGAGGAGCAGGAGCGGCTCGTGCGCCTGCTGGGCCGAGGGCGGTCCGTACGACTGACCGGACCCTCAGGATCCGGGCGCAGCGCGCTGCTCGACGCGGTCGCCGCCCAGTGCGTGGGCATCGCGCCCGACGGCGTCGTACGGCTCTCCGGCCACGGGCACCAGCAGCCCGCGGAACTGCTCCAGGCGCTCTACGCGACCGTGTACGAGGCTCCGCAGGAGCGGCCCGAGCGGGACGAGCTCCTCGCCCGCGTACGGGAGATAGGCGCCGTCGTCCTCTTGGACGACCTGGAGATGGGCGGGAGCGCCCTCGACGAGCTGCTGCGCGCCACCCCCGAGTGCGCCTACCTGCTGGCCACGACCCCCGACACCCGCGCCCCCTCCGACGACTCGCACATCGAGGAGGTCTTCCTCGGCGGGCTGGGCAAGGCCGACTGCCTGGAACTGCTCGAGGCGGGCGTCGGACGGCCGCTGACGGACGAGGAGACCGCCTGGGCGGGGGACCTGCGGTTCGCCTCCGAGGGGCTGCCGCTGCGCTTCGTCCAGGCCGCGGCGCTGCTGCGGCAGCGCGACGAGCTCAACCACAGCGACGCGGACGACGAGGAGGAGGAGCCGGGCGTCTTCGAGGAGCGCCCGCGCGACGCCGCCCACGTACCGCTGCCGACCCTGGCCGAGGGCGCGGCCCCGGCGGAGCTGCTGGCCTCGCGGGTCAGCGAATCGGCGCGCGCGGCCCTGCGGATCGCCTGCGCGCTGGGCGGGGAACTGCCGCACCACGCGCACCTGCCGGCCCTGGTGGGGGACACCCACGCCGACACGGCGGTGGCGGAGCTGCTGGCCTGCGGGCTGCTGACGCCCGTCGGGACGCGCTACCGGCTGGCCGCGGGAGTCGCACGCCAGCTGGAGGAGGCCGCGTACGGGGACACCGCGGCGGAGGAGGCCCGTACGGCCGCCCGGCACTACGCCTGGTGGACCGGGCACGCCTCGGTGACCCCGGAGCGGGTCGCGGCGGAGGCGGACGCGGTGCTCGCGGCGCTGGCCGGCGCGGACGTGGTGGCGGCGGTGCTGCTGGCGCGGACGGCGGCTCCGGCGTTCGCGGCCTCGCTGCACTGGGAGGCCTGGGAGCGGGTGCTGCGCTCGGGAGCGGAGGCCGCGCGCAAGGCCGGTGAGGTCGCCGAGCAGGCGTACTTCCACCACGAACTGGGTGTGCTGGCCCTGTGCGAGGGGCGCCTCGACCGGGCCCGGGCCGAGCTGGAGACCTCGATCGGACTGCGGGGCGCGCTGGCGGACAAGCGGGGCACCGTCGCGGGACGGCGGGCGCTGGCGCTCGTCGTCGACCAGGAGGCGGCAGGGGTGGCGGCGTCGCCGCCGCTGCGGCTGGAGGCGCCGGCCCTGGCGGCGGGCTCGGAGGCGGTGACGGCGGTGACCCCGGCCGCCCAGGCCGGTGCGGCCGGTGCGGCCGGTGCGAAGAAGACCCCCGCGGCCGCCTCGACCGCCGTGACCCGCCCGATCCCCTCGACCCCCGCTGCCGCCTCAACCCCTGCTGCCGCCGCGGCCCTCCCGGCCGCGTCCCCCGCGGCCGGCCGGGTCGGCCCGGTGGCCCGTGTGGCCCCGGTGGTTCCGGTGTCCTCCGACGCGGTCACGCGGATGACCCCGGTGGTGCCGGTGACGCAGCACTCGGAGACGCCCACCACGCTGTCGGAGGTGTTCGAGGACGCCTTCCCGCTGACCCCGAAGCAGCCCCCGGCCGCCGCCCCGGAGCCCGCCGCCGCACCGGCCCCGGCCCCCGGCCGTCGCCGGCTGGTGCTGCTGGCCGCCGCGGGAGCGCTGACGGTGGTGGCGCTCGGCACGGTCGTGAGCCTGGCGATGGACTCGTCGGACGAAGCGCCGCCGGCGCAGGGGCCGGCGGTGTCCTCGACCCCGACGGTGTCGGTTCCCACGACCGCGCCCGGAACCAGCGGGAACGATCCTGCACCGGAGGAGCCCGAATCGGCCGCGCCGACCGAGTCCACGGCCCCGGGGGCGAGCGCCGCCCCGTCTCCGGGCCGCACGCCCGCCCGGACCCCGTCCCGCCGCCCGTCCTCGACGCCGCCGAAGACCCCGCCGTCGTCCACCGTTTCGACCCCGCCGCCCAGTAACGAGCCGTCCCCGACCCCGACGGAGACCGCCGCGCCCTCGCCGACGACCACGACTCCGGTGACGGCCACCGCCACGTCCCCGGTCACGACCCCCTGA
- a CDS encoding ABC transporter permease → MTSPSGSQTAVTYSSPLPTPRPHLGHALASEWTKLVSIRSTLWTLGSLVLTVVGVGLLFVSQTSDEDYAGITFTTPALFGLLVGELAVMVLGVLTITSEHGTGLARTTFTAAPDRYRVLTAKYLVFSLTAFVTTALSVFVVGIAAALVHNDPEAGTHSAVEWLGALLGCLYVTLLGVLALAIGALVRHSAGAIAVMLGLVTLPPVIGAMLMSWEAVAPVGRAILQRNVPVALSQLFGMQEGGDLGAAPSNLSHLVLIVLVTGAAVTASYLSVGRRDV, encoded by the coding sequence ATGACCAGCCCCTCCGGCTCGCAGACCGCCGTGACGTACAGCTCGCCGCTGCCCACGCCGCGGCCGCACCTGGGGCACGCACTGGCCTCGGAGTGGACCAAGCTGGTCTCCATCCGCTCCACCCTGTGGACGCTGGGCTCGCTCGTGCTCACCGTCGTCGGCGTCGGGCTGCTCTTCGTCTCGCAGACCTCGGACGAGGACTACGCGGGGATCACCTTCACCACACCCGCCCTCTTCGGTCTGCTGGTGGGTGAGCTGGCGGTGATGGTCCTCGGCGTGCTGACCATCACCTCGGAGCACGGCACCGGGCTGGCGCGGACCACGTTCACCGCTGCCCCGGACCGGTACCGGGTGCTCACCGCGAAGTACCTCGTCTTCAGCCTCACGGCCTTCGTCACCACCGCGCTGTCCGTCTTCGTGGTCGGGATCGCCGCGGCGCTCGTCCACAACGACCCCGAGGCGGGTACGCACTCCGCCGTGGAGTGGCTCGGCGCGCTGCTCGGCTGTCTCTACGTCACCCTGCTCGGCGTGCTCGCACTCGCGATCGGAGCGCTGGTACGGCACTCGGCCGGGGCGATCGCCGTCATGCTCGGCCTGGTCACGCTGCCGCCGGTGATAGGGGCCATGCTCATGAGCTGGGAGGCCGTCGCACCCGTCGGCCGCGCGATCCTCCAGCGCAACGTGCCGGTGGCGCTGAGCCAGCTGTTCGGCATGCAGGAGGGCGGCGACCTGGGCGCGGCGCCCAGCAACCTCTCGCACCTGGTGCTCATCGTGCTGGTCACGGGCGCGGCGGTGACCGCCTCGTACCTGTCGGTCGGCCGCAGGGACGTCTAG
- the nucS gene encoding endonuclease NucS: MRLVIARCSVDYAGRLTAHLPSAPRLILVKADGSVSIHADDRAYKPLNWMSPPCTLKEGSGDDAGVWTVVNKAGEKLIITMEEVLHDSSHELGTDPGLIKDGVEAHLQELLADRIETLGEGYTLIRREYMTAIGPVDILCRDASGATVAVEIKRRGEIDGVEQLTRYLELLNRDPHLAPVRGVFAAQEIKPQAKVLATDRGMDCVVLDYNALRGIEDDKLRLF; this comes from the coding sequence ATGCGTCTCGTCATTGCCCGCTGCTCCGTCGACTACGCGGGCCGGCTCACCGCCCATCTGCCCTCGGCACCCCGTCTGATCCTCGTGAAGGCCGACGGCAGTGTCTCGATCCACGCGGACGACCGGGCGTACAAACCGCTCAACTGGATGTCGCCGCCGTGCACCCTCAAAGAAGGGAGCGGTGACGACGCCGGTGTGTGGACGGTCGTCAACAAGGCGGGCGAGAAGCTCATCATCACCATGGAGGAAGTCCTGCACGACTCCTCCCACGAGCTCGGCACCGACCCGGGGCTCATCAAGGACGGCGTCGAGGCACACCTCCAGGAACTCCTGGCGGACCGCATCGAAACGCTCGGCGAGGGCTACACCCTGATCCGGCGCGAGTACATGACGGCGATCGGCCCGGTGGACATCCTGTGCCGGGACGCCTCCGGCGCGACGGTGGCCGTGGAGATCAAGCGCCGCGGCGAGATCGACGGCGTCGAGCAGCTGACCCGCTATCTGGAACTCCTCAACCGCGACCCGCACCTGGCCCCGGTCCGCGGCGTCTTCGCGGCCCAGGAGATCAAGCCGCAGGCGAAGGTCCTGGCGACGGACCGCGGGATGGACTGCGTGGTCCTGGACTACAACGCCCTGCGCGGCATCGAGGACGACAAGCTCCGCCTGTTCTGA
- a CDS encoding STAS domain-containing protein → MHIRGDHAELAVGGRLDVRSAADARTALHSALDDGHGDLVLDLTGLDSWDATGLGVIMGAHRRAGRTGRRLVLRGVPPQMQRLLVATRLHRILAIEGGLEADSLPRV, encoded by the coding sequence ATGCACATCAGGGGCGACCACGCCGAACTCGCTGTCGGGGGCCGCCTCGACGTGCGCAGCGCGGCGGACGCCCGTACGGCCCTCCACTCCGCCCTCGACGACGGCCACGGCGACCTCGTGCTCGACCTCACCGGGCTCGACTCCTGGGACGCGACCGGCCTCGGCGTGATCATGGGTGCGCACCGGAGGGCCGGGCGGACCGGACGCCGCCTCGTCCTGCGCGGGGTGCCGCCGCAGATGCAGCGCCTGCTCGTGGCGACCCGGTTGCACCGGATCCTCGCGATCGAGGGCGGCCTGGAAGCCGATTCCCTTCCCCGGGTCTGA
- a CDS encoding response regulator transcription factor: protein MTIRVVVAEDQSAVRAGLVLILRSAGDIEVAGEAGDGEEAVRLARELRPDLVLMDVQMPRLDGVSATRQVVAEGLADVLVLTTFDLDEYVFGALRAGAAGFLLKNADAAELIEAVRTVARGEGLIAPAVTRRLIAEFAAPQARRPQVPPATLAAVASLTPREREVLGCLGDGLSNAEIAVRLSMAEATVKTHVSRLLGKLELRSRVQAAVLAQELER, encoded by the coding sequence ATGACCATCCGGGTCGTGGTGGCGGAGGACCAGAGCGCGGTGCGCGCCGGGCTGGTGCTCATCCTGCGCAGCGCGGGCGACATCGAGGTGGCGGGCGAGGCCGGCGACGGGGAGGAGGCGGTGCGCCTGGCCCGGGAGCTGCGGCCGGATCTCGTCCTCATGGACGTGCAGATGCCCCGGCTCGACGGGGTGTCCGCGACGCGCCAGGTGGTCGCGGAGGGGCTGGCCGACGTCCTGGTGCTGACCACCTTCGACCTCGACGAGTACGTCTTCGGGGCGCTGCGGGCCGGGGCGGCGGGCTTCCTCCTGAAGAACGCGGACGCGGCGGAGCTGATCGAGGCGGTGCGGACGGTCGCGCGCGGGGAGGGCCTGATCGCCCCGGCGGTGACCCGGCGGCTGATCGCCGAGTTCGCGGCTCCGCAGGCCCGGCGGCCGCAGGTCCCGCCGGCGACGCTGGCCGCGGTGGCCTCGCTGACGCCCCGGGAGCGGGAGGTGCTCGGCTGCCTGGGCGACGGGCTCTCGAACGCGGAGATCGCGGTGCGGCTGTCCATGGCCGAGGCGACGGTGAAGACGCACGTCAGCAGGCTGCTGGGCAAGCTGGAGCTGCGCAGCCGGGTCCAAGCGGCCGTTCTGGCGCAGGAGTTGGAGCGCTGA
- a CDS encoding SCO5389 family protein, translating to MSLDVSPALLEQAERGEVDEAAFVDCVRTSLPYAWEMISSLVAQLKVDGGQFADNQTPPPDEQARGQLLRALASDAIRGALQRHFGVRLAFQNCHRVAVFPLDPSVDDRLAKFTSIRGQLLNQSPELRDC from the coding sequence ATGTCGCTCGACGTCTCACCGGCCCTACTCGAACAGGCCGAGCGAGGCGAGGTCGACGAAGCCGCTTTCGTCGACTGCGTCCGGACCTCCCTGCCCTACGCATGGGAGATGATCAGCTCGCTGGTGGCCCAGCTGAAGGTGGACGGCGGACAGTTCGCCGACAACCAGACGCCGCCGCCCGACGAGCAGGCGCGCGGGCAGCTGCTGCGCGCTCTCGCGAGTGACGCGATACGTGGTGCGCTGCAGCGGCACTTCGGAGTGCGCCTGGCATTCCAGAACTGTCACCGGGTGGCGGTGTTCCCGCTGGATCCCTCGGTGGACGACCGGTTGGCCAAGTTCACTTCGATCCGCGGTCAGCTGCTCAACCAGTCGCCGGAGCTGCGGGACTGCTGA
- a CDS encoding ATP/GTP-binding protein — protein MSPRNNRPRGGETPDERPSTGLDRYGLERTEEYQGEDWKVRHVAGASAAGKRYRCPGCDQEIPSGTPHLVAWPEYGGVDDRRHWHKACWNAKDRRTTKVQRSRNAPRY, from the coding sequence GTGTCACCGCGCAACAACCGCCCCAGGGGCGGCGAGACCCCGGACGAACGCCCCAGCACCGGCCTCGACCGCTACGGGCTGGAGCGCACGGAGGAGTACCAGGGCGAGGACTGGAAGGTCCGTCACGTGGCGGGTGCGAGCGCGGCGGGCAAGCGCTACCGCTGCCCCGGCTGCGACCAGGAGATCCCCTCCGGCACCCCGCACCTGGTGGCCTGGCCGGAGTACGGCGGCGTGGACGACCGGCGGCACTGGCACAAGGCCTGCTGGAACGCGAAGGACCGCCGCACCACGAAGGTGCAGCGGTCCCGTAACGCGCCCAGGTACTGA
- a CDS encoding sensor histidine kinase, translating into MYRQLGLSAEAGAPRTLLDGTVTKKSLRPHRHDVLLAVVSLIAGLVMWSLGVYSSAVRHLLPAWAALIPLVVLASMELLRRTRPSLALAVGTLGVIANEFTVGSLVTVLIFTDLMYAAVVYGSPAAARRLPISTGLVTVAVTIGFLAWFRTPEALLIGVVTGLVSFAPALTGATLRNHREAAVAARLRAEQTALLAEMDRSQAVAAERARMARELHDMVANHLSAIAIHSTAALSIDQAGTSREALGVIRENSVQGLAEMRRLIGLLRDAGAGTEPVALPTLAGLDALLGQARSNGSASGLDFVLHDDRPPEKETLPAPVDLAAYRIVQESLTNALKHAVAGTVTVRVARADGLLTVAVDSPYGHRAGPRAPGSGAGVIGMRERAELLGGEFSAGRSGETWQVRATLPADEKAVEA; encoded by the coding sequence ATGTACCGACAACTCGGCCTCTCCGCCGAGGCAGGCGCCCCGCGCACCCTGTTGGATGGGACGGTGACCAAGAAGAGCCTGCGCCCGCACCGCCACGACGTCCTCCTCGCCGTGGTCAGCCTGATCGCGGGCCTGGTGATGTGGTCGCTGGGCGTCTACAGCAGCGCCGTCCGGCACCTCCTGCCCGCCTGGGCCGCCCTGATCCCCCTCGTGGTCCTCGCCTCGATGGAGCTGCTGCGCCGCACGAGGCCGTCCCTGGCCCTGGCCGTCGGCACCCTCGGCGTGATCGCCAACGAGTTCACGGTCGGCAGCCTCGTGACCGTCCTGATCTTCACCGACCTGATGTACGCGGCCGTCGTGTACGGGTCACCCGCCGCGGCCCGGCGGCTCCCGATCAGCACCGGCCTGGTCACCGTGGCCGTCACCATCGGCTTCCTGGCCTGGTTCCGCACCCCGGAGGCCCTGCTCATCGGCGTGGTCACCGGCCTCGTGAGCTTCGCGCCGGCGCTGACCGGCGCCACCCTGCGCAACCACCGCGAGGCCGCCGTGGCCGCCCGGCTGCGTGCCGAGCAGACCGCGCTGCTGGCCGAGATGGACCGCAGCCAGGCGGTCGCCGCCGAGCGCGCCCGGATGGCCCGGGAGCTGCACGACATGGTGGCCAACCACCTCTCCGCGATCGCCATCCACTCCACCGCCGCGCTCTCCATCGACCAGGCCGGCACCAGCCGCGAGGCGCTCGGGGTGATCCGGGAGAACAGCGTCCAGGGCCTGGCCGAAATGCGTCGCCTGATCGGGCTGCTGCGGGACGCCGGAGCCGGGACGGAGCCCGTCGCCCTGCCCACCCTGGCCGGCCTGGACGCCCTGCTGGGGCAGGCCCGCAGCAACGGCTCGGCGAGCGGGCTGGACTTCGTCCTGCACGACGACCGGCCGCCGGAGAAGGAGACGCTGCCGGCCCCCGTGGACCTGGCCGCGTACCGGATCGTCCAGGAGTCGCTGACCAATGCGCTCAAGCACGCCGTCGCGGGCACGGTCACGGTCCGCGTGGCCCGGGCGGACGGCCTGCTGACCGTGGCGGTGGACTCCCCGTACGGGCACCGTGCGGGCCCGCGGGCCCCCGGCTCCGGCGCCGGCGTGATCGGCATGCGGGAGCGGGCGGAGCTGCTGGGCGGGGAGTTCTCGGCGGGCCGGTCCGGCGAGACGTGGCAGGTACGGGCGACCCTGCCCGCGGACGAGAAGGCGGTGGAGGCATGA
- a CDS encoding LLM class flavin-dependent oxidoreductase yields MRVGAFVLAAQFPGQGQGEALHRAVRTAEVAEEAGLDSVWLAEHHFVPYGVCPSAVTLAALLLGRTRRLRVGTAVSVLPSTHPVALGEQAALLHVTSGGRFILGVGRGGPWVDLEVFGGGLDSYENGFPEALDLLRRWLTQARVGAAGERYDFREVAVVPRPSEALEGDGSGPEVIVACTSPASVRLAAQRGLPMLLGMHCGDENKAEMVALWRSTALAAGHSREHVAGAGHVSAGVCQIADRTADARETLLKAMPGWLKQGLDAHVTVDGRVRPMRDPVAYTELLCDLHPVGTPETAADRLAATSERTGITRFALLTEGSGDLAATEENLRRLGAEVLPRLG; encoded by the coding sequence ATGCGCGTAGGAGCATTTGTACTGGCTGCCCAGTTCCCGGGCCAGGGACAGGGCGAGGCACTGCACCGGGCGGTGCGGACCGCCGAGGTGGCCGAGGAGGCCGGGCTCGACTCGGTCTGGCTCGCCGAGCACCACTTCGTCCCGTACGGGGTCTGCCCCTCGGCGGTGACCCTGGCGGCGTTGCTGCTGGGCCGGACCCGGCGGCTGCGGGTGGGCACCGCGGTGAGCGTGCTGCCGAGCACGCATCCGGTGGCCCTCGGGGAGCAGGCGGCGCTGCTGCACGTCACCTCGGGCGGCCGGTTCATCCTCGGGGTGGGCCGCGGCGGGCCGTGGGTCGACCTGGAGGTGTTCGGGGGCGGCCTGGACAGCTACGAGAACGGCTTCCCGGAGGCTCTGGACCTGCTGCGGCGCTGGCTGACACAGGCCCGGGTGGGAGCCGCCGGCGAGCGGTACGACTTCCGGGAGGTGGCCGTCGTACCGCGGCCGTCGGAGGCCCTGGAGGGGGACGGCTCGGGGCCCGAGGTCATCGTGGCGTGCACCTCGCCGGCGTCGGTACGGCTGGCCGCGCAGCGGGGGCTGCCGATGCTGCTCGGCATGCACTGCGGGGACGAGAACAAGGCGGAGATGGTCGCGCTGTGGCGCAGCACGGCGCTGGCGGCGGGCCACTCGCGGGAGCACGTGGCCGGCGCGGGGCACGTCTCCGCCGGGGTGTGCCAGATCGCGGACCGCACGGCGGACGCACGGGAGACCCTGCTGAAGGCGATGCCGGGCTGGCTCAAGCAGGGTCTGGACGCGCACGTGACGGTGGACGGACGCGTGCGCCCGATGCGGGATCCGGTCGCGTACACGGAGCTGCTGTGCGACCTGCACCCGGTGGGCACGCCGGAGACGGCGGCGGACCGGCTGGCGGCCACGTCGGAACGGACGGGCATCACGCGCTTCGCCCTCCTGACGGAGGGCTCCGGCGATCTCGCCGCGACGGAGGAGAACCTACGACGACTGGGCGCCGAAGTCCTGCCCCGTCTCGGCTGA
- a CDS encoding cob(I)yrinic acid a,c-diamide adenosyltransferase, whose amino-acid sequence MVNLTRIYTRTGDKGTTALGDMSRTAKTDLRISAYADANEANAAIGTAIALGGLPAEVVKVLVRVQNDLFDVGADLCTPVVEKPEYPPLRVEQFYIDKLEADCDLFLEQVEKLRSFILPGGTPGAALLHQACTVVRRAERSTWAALEVHGEVMNPLTATYLNRLSDLLFILARVANKEVGDVLWVPGGER is encoded by the coding sequence ATGGTGAACCTCACGCGCATCTACACCCGTACCGGCGACAAGGGCACGACGGCCCTCGGCGACATGAGCCGCACGGCCAAGACCGACCTGCGGATCTCCGCGTACGCGGACGCCAACGAGGCCAACGCGGCCATCGGGACGGCCATCGCGCTCGGCGGCCTGCCGGCGGAGGTCGTGAAGGTCCTGGTCCGCGTGCAGAACGACCTGTTCGACGTGGGCGCGGACCTGTGCACCCCGGTGGTCGAGAAGCCGGAGTACCCGCCGCTGCGGGTGGAGCAGTTCTACATCGACAAGCTGGAGGCGGACTGCGACCTGTTCCTGGAGCAGGTGGAGAAGCTGCGCAGCTTCATCCTCCCCGGCGGCACCCCCGGCGCGGCCCTGCTGCACCAGGCCTGCACGGTGGTGCGGCGTGCCGAGCGTTCGACCTGGGCGGCGCTGGAGGTGCACGGCGAGGTGATGAACCCGCTGACCGCCACCTACCTGAACCGCCTCTCCGACCTCCTGTTCATCCTGGCCCGGGTGGCCAACAAGGAGGTCGGGGACGTGCTCTGGGTGCCGGGCGGCGAGCGCTAG